In Chanodichthys erythropterus isolate Z2021 chromosome 7, ASM2448905v1, whole genome shotgun sequence, a genomic segment contains:
- the mtss1la gene encoding MTSS I-BAR domain containing 2a isoform X5 — protein MMESVEKECGALGGLFQAIVNDMKYSYPVWEDFIAKATKLHSQLRTTVLAAAAFLDAFQKVADMATNTRGATRDIGSALTRMCMRHRSIEAKLRHFTNALMEKMIAPLQDKIEEWKKTAALLDKDHAKEYKRSRQEIKKKSSDTIKLQKKARKVSLFPIISGRGGLQPQLDSAMQDVSDMYLLMEETEKQAVRRALLEERGRYCTFINFLQPVVIGEIAMLGEATHLQAIIDDLTVLTTDPHKLPEASEQVILDLKGSDYNWSYQTPPSSPSSVGSRKSSLCSLVHLPPGGAHRLSSVSSHDSGFVSQDANMHSKPPSPMPSDITSQKSSSSASSEASETCQSVSDCGSPTIQDWSKASHYEQTAVTQQRRTEAAEPSSGLGGNGIIHPEDPYRLARMNSKDVAAKHGRPMSSAASELAMVLTRGLSIEQQQKSSCDSLQYSSGYSTQNTTPSCSEDTIPSQGSEYDCYSMNGDGDNDTQTDFDKSSTVPRHSNLAQNYRRMIQTKRPASTAGLHGALGAQGAPTTNGKGSGVIASGTATIRRTPSSKTNVRRTPSSVGPIPIRPPIVPVKTPTVPDSPGFPSPPPEHNGSEESLYNDETLEILDYKASPKRMSLPSWGGAGGGTVYAQQPGAAGFSSEEDQMLAANRHSLVEKIGELVANAHALGEGQFPFPTDPQASHQQDQEHEKDGEDMLKTIRRGVRLRKAACNDRSAPRIMR, from the exons GTGCCACCAGGGATATTGGCTCCGCTTTGACCCGGATGTGCATGCGACACCGCAGCATCGAGGCCAAACTGCGCCACTTCACCAA TGCTCTAATGGAAAAAATGATCGCCCCACTCCAAGACAAGATAGAAGAGTGGAAGAAAACTGCTGCCCTGCTTGATAAAGACCACGCCAAAG AGTACAAGCGCTCAAGGCAGGAGATCAAGAAGAAGTCATCTGACACAATAAAGCTGCAAAAGAAAGCCAGAAAAG TATCTCTCTTTCCCATCATCTCAGGTCGAGGAGGACTACAGCCACAGCTGGACAGTGCCATGCAGGATGTGAGTGACATGTACCTGCTGATGGAGGAGACTGAGAAGCAGGCAGTGCGCCGAGCCCTCCTGGAGGAAAGGGGGCGCTACTGCACTTTCATCAACTTCCTGCAGCCTGTAGTG ATTGGTGAAATTGCGATGCTGGGAGAGGCCACTCACCTCCAGGCCATTATTGATGACCTCACTGTATTGACCACTGACCCACATAAACTACCAGAGGCCAGTGAACAG GTGATTTTGGATCTTAAGGGGTCTGACTACAACTGGTCCTACCAGACCCCGCCTTCTTCTCCAAGTAGTGTTGGATCCAGGAAGAGCAGCCTTTGCAG TTTGGTGCATTTGCCACCAGGTGGCGCCCATCGCCTGAGCAGCGTCTCCTCTCATGATTCTGGATTTGTCTCTCAAGATGCAAATATGCACTCCAAACCACCCTCCCCCATGCCGTCTGACATCACTAGCCAG AAGTCATCCAGTTCTGCGTCCTCAGAGGCTTCAGAAACCTGTCAGTCAGTCAGTGATTGCGGCTCTCCCACAATA CAGGACTGGTCAAAGGCAAGTCACTATGAGCAGACGGCTGTAACCCAACAGCGCAGGACTGAGGCTGCAGAGCCCTCTAGTGGATTGGGAGGAAATGGAATAATTCACCCTGAGGATCCTTATAGGCTAGCTAGGATGAATTCTAAAGATGTCGCTGCCAAG CATGGTAGGCCGATGTCATCCGCCGCTAGTGAGCTGGCTATGGTTCTGACTCGGGGGCTTAGTATAGAACAGCAGCAGAAGAGCAGCTGTGACTCTCTGCAGTACTCCAGTGGATACAGCACACAGAACACTACACCATCATGTTCAGAGGACACTATCCCTTCCCAGG GATCTGAGTATGATTGTTATTCCATGAATGGCGATGGTGACAACGACACACAGACGGACTTCGACAAGTCCTCCACCGTCCCTCGCCACAGCAACCTGGCCCAGAACTACCGCCGTATGATCCAGACCAAGAGGCCCGCCAGCACCGCAGGACTGCACGGAGCACTGGGCGCCCAGGGAGCCCCAACAACCAATGGGAAAGGAAGTGGTGTCATAGCCTCAGGAACAGCCACCATTCGTAGAACCCCTTCTTCTAAAACAAACGTGAGACGCACCCCGTCTAGTGTGGGTCCGATCCCTATCCGACCACCTATCGTCCCTGTAAAGACCCCCACTGTCCCAGACTCACCTGGATTCCCCAGCCCCCCTCCTGAGCACAATGGAAGTGAGGAAAGTCTGTACAATGATGAAACGTTggaaattttagactacaaagcCTCTCCCAAGCGAATGAGCCTGCCATCGTGGGGAGGAGCTGGTGGTGGAACTGTCTATGCCCAGCAACCTGGAGCTGCAGGCTTCTCTTCAGAAGAAGACCAGATGCTTGCCGCCAATCGCCACAGTCTGGTGGAGAAGATTGGAGAGCTGGTCGCTAATGCTCATGCTCTCGGTGAGGGCCAGTTCCCGTTCCCCACGGACCCTCAGGCCAGCCACCAGCAGGATCAAGAGCATGAGAAGGATGGAGAAGATATGTTGAAGACAATCCGTAGAGGGGTGCGTCTCAGAAAAGCAGCCTGCAATGACAGATCAGCACCAAGGATCATGCGATAG
- the mtss1la gene encoding MTSS I-BAR domain containing 2a isoform X2 produces MMESVEKECGALGGLFQAIVNDMKYSYPVWEDFIAKATKLHSQLRTTVLAAAAFLDAFQKVADMATNTRGATRDIGSALTRMCMRHRSIEAKLRHFTNALMEKMIAPLQDKIEEWKKTAALLDKDHAKEYKRSRQEIKKKSSDTIKLQKKARKGRGGLQPQLDSAMQDVSDMYLLMEETEKQAVRRALLEERGRYCTFINFLQPVVIGEIAMLGEATHLQAIIDDLTVLTTDPHKLPEASEQVILDLKGSDYNWSYQTPPSSPSSVGSRKSSLCSLVHLPPGGAHRLSSVSSHDSGFVSQDANMHSKPPSPMPSDITSQKSSSSASSEASETCQSVSDCGSPTIFGSSFATFRPAHCFNDSIRPHSYILPASPSYNQSPGSNSPSPTSKVPYWKQDWSKASHYEQTAVTQQRRTEAAEPSSGLGGNGIIHPEDPYRLARMNSKDVAAKHGRPMSSAASELAMVLTRGLSIEQQQKSSCDSLQYSSGYSTQNTTPSCSEDTIPSQGSEYDCYSMNGDGDNDTQTDFDKSSTVPRHSNLAQNYRRMIQTKRPASTAGLHGALGAQGAPTTNGKGSGVIASGTATIRRTPSSKTNVRRTPSSVGPIPIRPPIVPVKTPTVPDSPGFPSPPPEHNGSEESLYNDETLEILDYKASPKRMSLPSWGGAGGGTVYAQQPGAAGFSSEEDQMLAANRHSLVEKIGELVANAHALGEGQFPFPTDPQASHQQDQEHEKDGEDMLKTIRRGVRLRKAACNDRSAPRIMR; encoded by the exons GTGCCACCAGGGATATTGGCTCCGCTTTGACCCGGATGTGCATGCGACACCGCAGCATCGAGGCCAAACTGCGCCACTTCACCAA TGCTCTAATGGAAAAAATGATCGCCCCACTCCAAGACAAGATAGAAGAGTGGAAGAAAACTGCTGCCCTGCTTGATAAAGACCACGCCAAAG AGTACAAGCGCTCAAGGCAGGAGATCAAGAAGAAGTCATCTGACACAATAAAGCTGCAAAAGAAAGCCAGAAAAG GTCGAGGAGGACTACAGCCACAGCTGGACAGTGCCATGCAGGATGTGAGTGACATGTACCTGCTGATGGAGGAGACTGAGAAGCAGGCAGTGCGCCGAGCCCTCCTGGAGGAAAGGGGGCGCTACTGCACTTTCATCAACTTCCTGCAGCCTGTAGTG ATTGGTGAAATTGCGATGCTGGGAGAGGCCACTCACCTCCAGGCCATTATTGATGACCTCACTGTATTGACCACTGACCCACATAAACTACCAGAGGCCAGTGAACAG GTGATTTTGGATCTTAAGGGGTCTGACTACAACTGGTCCTACCAGACCCCGCCTTCTTCTCCAAGTAGTGTTGGATCCAGGAAGAGCAGCCTTTGCAG TTTGGTGCATTTGCCACCAGGTGGCGCCCATCGCCTGAGCAGCGTCTCCTCTCATGATTCTGGATTTGTCTCTCAAGATGCAAATATGCACTCCAAACCACCCTCCCCCATGCCGTCTGACATCACTAGCCAG AAGTCATCCAGTTCTGCGTCCTCAGAGGCTTCAGAAACCTGTCAGTCAGTCAGTGATTGCGGCTCTCCCACAATA TTCGGCTCATCCTTTGCTACCTTTCGCCCTGCTCACTGTTTTAATGACTCCATCAGGCCTCACTCTTACATTCTTCCTGCGTCCCCTTCCTATAATCAGTCCCCAGGATCAAACTCCCCTTCACCCACATCAAAGGTTCCTTACTGGaag CAGGACTGGTCAAAGGCAAGTCACTATGAGCAGACGGCTGTAACCCAACAGCGCAGGACTGAGGCTGCAGAGCCCTCTAGTGGATTGGGAGGAAATGGAATAATTCACCCTGAGGATCCTTATAGGCTAGCTAGGATGAATTCTAAAGATGTCGCTGCCAAG CATGGTAGGCCGATGTCATCCGCCGCTAGTGAGCTGGCTATGGTTCTGACTCGGGGGCTTAGTATAGAACAGCAGCAGAAGAGCAGCTGTGACTCTCTGCAGTACTCCAGTGGATACAGCACACAGAACACTACACCATCATGTTCAGAGGACACTATCCCTTCCCAGG GATCTGAGTATGATTGTTATTCCATGAATGGCGATGGTGACAACGACACACAGACGGACTTCGACAAGTCCTCCACCGTCCCTCGCCACAGCAACCTGGCCCAGAACTACCGCCGTATGATCCAGACCAAGAGGCCCGCCAGCACCGCAGGACTGCACGGAGCACTGGGCGCCCAGGGAGCCCCAACAACCAATGGGAAAGGAAGTGGTGTCATAGCCTCAGGAACAGCCACCATTCGTAGAACCCCTTCTTCTAAAACAAACGTGAGACGCACCCCGTCTAGTGTGGGTCCGATCCCTATCCGACCACCTATCGTCCCTGTAAAGACCCCCACTGTCCCAGACTCACCTGGATTCCCCAGCCCCCCTCCTGAGCACAATGGAAGTGAGGAAAGTCTGTACAATGATGAAACGTTggaaattttagactacaaagcCTCTCCCAAGCGAATGAGCCTGCCATCGTGGGGAGGAGCTGGTGGTGGAACTGTCTATGCCCAGCAACCTGGAGCTGCAGGCTTCTCTTCAGAAGAAGACCAGATGCTTGCCGCCAATCGCCACAGTCTGGTGGAGAAGATTGGAGAGCTGGTCGCTAATGCTCATGCTCTCGGTGAGGGCCAGTTCCCGTTCCCCACGGACCCTCAGGCCAGCCACCAGCAGGATCAAGAGCATGAGAAGGATGGAGAAGATATGTTGAAGACAATCCGTAGAGGGGTGCGTCTCAGAAAAGCAGCCTGCAATGACAGATCAGCACCAAGGATCATGCGATAG